The Diceros bicornis minor isolate mBicDic1 chromosome 14, mDicBic1.mat.cur, whole genome shotgun sequence genome segment TTGTTATTATTCTTCACATCAAACTCCTTTTTCCTCAGATGTTGATGGCTCATATAAAGCTCTCTGACTGTACACCTGCAGTCCCCTTCAAGCCTCCATGAGAATTCACTTTATCCTGTGCCACAGCACCCAGAACTTCCAGATCACACAGCACTGTTTACTTAGATTTGAGTTTGTGGTTAGCAACTTTTGAGCTGCTTTGTATACCACATACTCATACCAACCCATTTTAAAACCTGATTCAGTGGTGGAGCTGAAAAATGAACCAAAAATGAACCAAACACCAATGATCCCATTTTCTCAAATCCTGAATTAGAGAGCAGTAAGACTAAGTTATTTCAGATTAGGGCTGGAATACAGTGATGGGAAATCCTGTGTTTTTCCAAAAAAAGACAGATCTGTTAGGTGGAGTAGGGTACATTTGGCAGATTTACATCTGCCAGGAAATCCATGAATCTTAGGTTAGAACTGTGGTATTTCAAAGAACATTTTGGTAGAAagacaatgaaaaagaaacagaggTAATATCACTGTGGAACTATTGGACAGACCTCAATATCCTGTTCCCAGAGTAGATTGTAACGCTGGACTAGAGAGGCATCTTGACAGAGGAGACTGTCTCACAAGATGACTTGACTGGGTAGAAATTGGAGAATAAAGTCTCACAGGCAGAGCAAACAGCATGAACAAAGATAGTGGAGGAAAGAAGGTAAGGGTGGGTACAGATGTAATACATATGTTTATAGGGATAGAGGTAAAAAGTGGAAGGAGGCCTACAATGCTCAGTTTCCTCTGTGAAAAAGGAGGCCAGACTTTTGGCTGGAAAAAGTATGGTGTAGCTTGTGAACACACCTGGTGAGAGTTTAGAATGGGAAAGAACGGTGAGCAAAGACGTACAAAAAGATTGCCCCAGCAGCACTGAAGATAACACTTATtttaaaagaggaggaatggagaAAAACTACTCTAGGAATGTTAAGGTGAACCTGACATTAAGAatcatttatatctatatctatatgtttCCAAATATCATTGATTTTACACTATTAATATACTTTTGGGATTGTCTAAATAGCATAAAGCGTTCTAGAATTTGGAAATGAGATCAGAAGCTACATAAAAACAATAATGTTAAGAACACTAGACATCTATGAAGTAACTCTCTCTAATGGATAATTTGAAATTGTGTTGCAAAGAGATTAAGGTACTGCTCCTTCCTGAGAGCTCTTCTTCCTGTCTCTTTCTGTCAAGAGCCACAGTCCTTCAAAACACTTATCTAATTCCATTTCCTTTGTAGGCCTTCAAGTGAttattttttctccctcctctgaaCTCTACAGTAACTAGTCACTTTCTTTTAGCATTTACTGTACAGTGTTTTTATACTTGTCTTGTTTTCCCACTTGGTAAACCCCCTGGGAAAGAGTTGGGTTTACCGTTTGTACCTACTGCAGGGCCTTGCAGTGCCTTTAACATAAAAGATGCTCAATTGCATCTGCTGAGTTGAGTTGGAGATAGATCATCAGAATCTGACCCTGGGACAGCTCCATCAAGTTGCAAATATTTAGGGAGGCTGAGTATGAAACCTTCGACAACTCTGTCCCTTTCTTCCGCATTTTAACTGCAACAAACTTTAAGAAAGTTGCTCTTTATAAATGTACTATCATCTTTCTCTAAGGGTGATAGCACTAGATTCCCAAtcaaaagagagacaaaaagttAGAATTTATGCCAAATATGGAAGAAAAgatgatacagaaaaaaatagaaagagttaAACAATCCCTTACCTTGATAAACCATGAGTCATGATATTGTCCTCAAGTGGTGTATTCAATACCAAGTAGTGTTTCACTGTATCGTAAGTGGTTAAATCtggcaacagaaagaaaaagaaggcttaaatattcattcattcgacaaTGAATGTCTTTTGTGACAAGAATATGCTAGGTGTGGAGCAGGAATGTGCACAAGGCTGAAAGATACCATTCTTGTTCTCAAGCAGGGGAAAGCAGAGCTACAGATGGagggggaggaaaagagggagagagacagacactcACTTATATCACTGGAACATCTGAATGCAGCCATGCCTAAAGTCAGCTCAACCCCTGGCCTTTTCAGTATTTGAGCTGATAAATTCCTTTTTTAGCCTAAGTTGGGTTGAGTTGAGCTGTCACTTATAAACAAAAGGTCCTGACAATTTTTCTACATTAAGCTTTTTACACTTTTTTCTAATGACAGTGGAGAGCTACTGAAGAGTTTTAAACAGGGGAGTGATATATCACAATACTGGAGTTTATAAAGATGACCAACACTGAAATATAGGGAAGTGAATTGTAAAGAGGCAAGAATGGATAGATAACGTTTGATCATTCACCATATActtgagtgcctaccatgtggtAGGCattattctaggcactggggaaagAGCCATGGACAAAATGAACAAAATCCCCATTCTCTGTTGAGAatgagacaataaacaaataagtaaaccaCACGGCATTTCAGATGGTAGTAACTGCTCTGAAAACAAATAAGGcaaggaaagggcagagagagtaACAGAGGGTGGAAAGATGGGggtatatgatttttaaaaagggtgACCAGGGAAGGCCTCTCAGTAACTTTTGAGCCGAGACCTAAAGCAAGCCTGAGAAAATAAACCTTGCAGATATTGAAGAGAAAGTGTCCCAGGCCAAAGAACAGGATGTAGTATAACCCTGAGGCAAAAGTCATCTCGGTATGTTGGAGGAACAGCCAGAATACTGTTGTAACAAGAACAGAGCAGGCAAGGGTCAGAGAATAGCAGAGTCCAGATGATGGAGAACCAAAAAAGCCAGGGGAGGCTTCTGAGCAGAAGTGACTGGCCTGGTTACTATTTacaaggatcactctggctgttcTGTTTAGAGTAGACTATAGGGAGGCAAGGCAAATGAGCTGTGAGACTACAGCAGCTATCCTGGTGAGAGATGATGATGACTTGCATAAGGTTGCTGTGGAGCACCAGTCAGATTCTGGATATGGatcttatgggttttttttttttttttgctgatgaagactggccctgagctaacatctattgccaatcctcctcttttttttttttttttgcttgaggaagattacacctgagctaacatctgtgccagtcttcctctattttgtatatgggtcactgccacagcatggctgacaagtggtgtaggtctgcgcctgggatcggaacccgtgaacctgggctattgaagtggagcatgccgaactttaaccactatgccaccaggctggtcccagaTTCTGGCTATGTTTTGAAGGCAGAATCAACAAGATTAGCCAGCAGACTGAATATGGACtgaaagaaaggaatcaaagatgaCTTCAAGGTTTTGAGTTTGAACAATCTGAATGACAGAGCTGCCATTTATGGAGATGGTGAAAATGAGAATTgactaatttaaatttttttaaataaaatggtaggCACTGGTGACCTTGATAAGAACAGTTTCAGAGGCATCGTGGAACAAAACGGCTGTGGGGTAGACatggggagaccagttaggagggtTTTGTAGTGGTCCAGTAGGAGGAGGCAAATAATACTTGGACAAAGGAGTGGCTCCAGGGATGAAGACAAGTAGACAAATTTGAGATATATCTGGGAGATAGAATTGGCTGGACTTggtgactgactggctataaagaGTAAGTGACTGGAAAGAGAACAAAATCATACCTTGGTTTCTGGGTTGTTCAACTGAAAAAATGGTGATATCATATTCTGAGACTAGGAAGAATGAAGAAGGAAGTGGTTTGATAAATGAGTTTGGTTTGGACACATTCAAagcaatatatttgaaataaccAAATGAAGATGCTGAGTAAATAGCTGGAACTTAGAAAAGAAAACCTGAGCTGCAATAGATTTTGAAGCAATGAATTGAGAAACTAGAATCAGAAAGGTTTCCTGACAACCAAAATATCTGCCAATATGATGCAGTAAACATGGATGGACTGAAatagcaaaatagaaaataaatttacttcCTTTTATGTTTAAGTGACGTATTACTATAACCCTCAAAAATGCTATTCATCAGTTTCTTAGAATTGTATAATTTTAGTCTTAGAAAGGATTctctcattcattaattcattcatcaaatgtttattgactaCGTATGAGGGGCTGGGAAAATAAAGAACAATAAAACACAGTCCTTGCCTTCATGGGGCTCGCAATCcagtggaggagaaggaagtgaaaTGAGGTACAAGCAAGGACAGAGATAAGCACAGGGAACCCCAGAAACACACACAAGGGCATCTAACACAAGACTAGGGAGGGGTGGTTGTGGGAGGTTCAGGAAAAACACACTGATGGAGAAGACACCTTAGCTGAGTATTCAAAGatctgcagaagaaaactaaacagaagaagagggaagaggacAGAGTGTACAGAGGTGAAGAACGATTGGGTATGTGCAGGCAGTGGAACCTCTTTACTCCTTTCTGCTTCACTGTGCTCCAGAATCAATGGAGTGTTCACGTCCCTGAAGGCCCAGGTTGGATTATGCAGACCTTCTATGTTATGTTAGGAAATTTCCACTTTATTCTGTAAGTGATGAGAAGCCAGTGAAGGGTTTTAAGGATACCAACAACATGTTCAGATCTGTGTTTTAGATAAATCACTCTGGATACTGGGTACAAATTTGAGGACAGAGGAGGAGACCAGTTAGGGGGCTGTGGCAGTGCTTTAGTTGGGAGGTCTTGATGGTTAGTAATATACAAATGGTCATTTTAAGGATACTAAGATAGTAGGTACTGGAGGGGGAAACTTAAGAaatagaagacagaagaaatcagTGACTGAACGCGGTAAGTGCGGGATAGGATGAGTTAAGGAAACATTCAGGTTTCTAGCCTGGGGTGCTGGGCTGTACAAGGTGGCTTATATAGCAATAGGAGCAGGATTATTGGGGGGAAAGATTTGGACAATTCGGATATAATGACTATCGCATGGTTACATAGACCAGTTTGAATCTCAGAGGAACGTGCGGCCTGGAGAGGAGACTTTAGAAATAGTTTGGTTTTATGTCCTGATTGCCGTAATTTGTTTGAAGAAATCTTTTTCACACATCACCATAGAATAAAGTGAAAATGCTCTAGGGAAAAGATTCAATTACGATATTACAACATAAAGGAAGACTTACCAGtatatattgttaaaaataataaaaatgttcattttccctGATATAAGGCTTATAATTATGATTAAGGCAATTAGGACCTCTCAGAACTCAATAAAGTTTCCATTACCTCCCATATTCACCAGCGCCGCTCTTTGTATATTGGGTACCCAGCCTGCCCAAAGCCCACGTACTCCTCCTTCAGCTAAGATTTTTGCAAATGCATGATGCACACCACGAAATCtaaggaaaataataatgaaatgtgAAAACTCTATGCATTCCTGTGTATGGAATGCAATTGGATAAGCGTCACCTATATAGCTGTTATGATTTGAAGTAAaataacatcttctttatccagaatTGTTATTAattaaagcaaaaccacataAGTCTAATTTCCAGATAAGTTTAATAATCCTTTAGAAAAAAGGCCAACATgtgatttaaacattttttatggaAATCTTTATAAATTGTGTCATCCTCTTTTTATCTTCCCGGGTTACTGAACAGATTAAAACTCCTTTCTTGACATTTTATATCATCAGTGCACATATTAATTATAGAAGGGAACAATGGTCATCAGATTACCGAGTTCATTTTATTAGTATTGTGGGAGACTGGCAAATTTTGTAATTTCACCAAATAACAACATTAAAAAACACTGATACTCACATAATctcataaaagaaatatttttagaccCAAAGGCAGGAAGGACAATCTCATAATAAGAGTTCTTAAAACTGAACACTTTTGGCTTcagaaaatttactatcttatCCTTATTTTTCTGTCACAGATAAAAAATGGTGCTGAGCCATGAACCAAATCTGGAAACCTCTGGTATAAAATAAAAGTCTGGGTTTTATATAGTCAGAAATACCTGGAGTCAGATGCCATctttaccacttactagctgtgtagctTTTACTCAGGCATTACACTCTCTCGGTCTCACCAAAAAGATAATATGAGATATTTATTGGGCATGCATGATTACTATTATGCCACATGGGAAGTTATGTTCACAAAAGATGGTCACAGTAGCTAAaatttattgtgcacttattaAATGCCaaactttttatatttatatatattttatatatattttataaataaataaaattatatatattttatatatatttatataaggcAACATCACTTCTCCCTACTACTCAGTAATTAGAAGTTGTTACAGATGACAAAATGGACCCTGGGATTCTGTAAACTACTTGGTTAGACAGAGTGATACCCTTTTCTCCCGTCATTCATATTCTCTCCCTGTTTCAAGGCTGAAGGGGAGCCCCGACTGCCACAGCCCAACCTCACTTTCCAGTGAGTCACCCAGAGGAGCAACAGAGCGAAGAGCAGTGGTCAGTGGTAAACTCCCAAAGGAGGCCCCAAACCCTCCTTCACCTCTGGCCAGCAGCATACCTGCAGTGTTCAGAGGGGCAGACCCCTTTGTACTCAGCTCAAAGCATCCTGTAGTTTTCCTCTTTCCTGGGAGAGGTCTATCTATTGGCAAGATTTTGCCCCTTTCCCAGGGGAAACTGGCTAAGTGGTATTTTAATAAATTGTTGAACATGAAGCCCTTTGAAGAAAGGCAGACTTTGATAATATAGGGTCATGCAATAGGAGGCTTTTATATTACAAAGTCATAATAAAAAACTTGCTTCAACttgggaaaaagaagagaagtgggATTAGACAGGCAGTGAGAAGAATTTGCAAGGTCAGCCTTGCTATTTCCCTTCTTTCAAGGAGAAACGGAAAGAAACCAAGCTTTTTGGCACCTTATGAGCCAAGCAGTCTAACTGTCATGCAAGCCTTTTGAATGGCCcctttgaaagatgaagaaacagagactagaaatGTTAAGTGACTTCCACAACACCAAGCCACAATGGCAAAATTGGGATTCACACCAGGGCAAATTTTAATTATCAGGTTCTTTATACCAAGCTGCAATGGGAGACAAGTCTAGCTGCCTTGGCTGGGAAAAGCAGCAGAGCTATGCACACATATAATTCGTCTGGCAGAGAACATGTATACCTtaccatgcaaagaaaagagctATCTCGGCTCTCCTCTTAATGAATATAACTTCTGGATTAAAAGTCAGAATTAATGTCTTTACTGAATTTTGGATTACAAAAATGCTTAAGTCACTAGGTAAATGTTCAAAATATGGTGGTGGCAAAGGGGAAAGGAAAGGTCTCAGTTAACTGGAGATCTTACCGCAGTGGTTTTCCTTCaagtttcctttttccttccatttgCATCTGAACCTTTACTAGGTCTGTTGGGTTGGCTAAAAATTGGCCAACAACACCAGCCATCATCCCTCCAATCACTGATTTCCTAATTATAAAAGGAGATACACTTTTTAAAGGTTACCATTAATTTCACAAATTTTGTAGTGAACAATACCGAGCTGGTACAGCCCTGCATAAGAGATTTAGGACAAAGTGAAGAAAAGGACAGACCAAACAAATCAGAGAGGAAAGTAGATGGTTTGCCTCCTTACTGATGGGAGGGTTAAAGGACCACAAGGAGTTGAAATGCAACTCTGAAATTTCAGGGGCTTACATGGCCTGAAATTCAAACAAAGGGCAGTAGCTTCAAAGACATCAACATCTGAACTGGTAATTTAATTGCACTTTAATTCTGACCACATGGGAATAAAAACAGCATAGATGTAATCAGTCTAACAGACAAAGGTTGGTAAGTAAAATTTTATGAACTACTATTTTAGTAGTTTTCCAAGTGAAGGGGGTTTGAAAACTTTCCTCTCTTGGAAGAAACTCTTTCTGTCCCTagactcttccttctcctcacctcccagagccAAGAGCGATCAGGTTGAGACTATTATACTTAAACACGGTTTGAATCCATCCTCTTCTCGCCCTTCCAGCCGCTCTTGTCTCAGGCCAGGCTCCAATCATCTCTTACCTAGATTATTGCCATAGTCACAACTTTGGGGGAAAAGGggaattttctctccttttactctaaaacaatatttgaagaggTACAAATGGGTATAGAGTAAAAAAGGGTCCCTAGTTCCCCTCCTCCAAAGCAACCACAGTGACTAGTTTCTCATGCCTTCCACAGATGATAATAATGCACTCACTGAATTTATGTCAGGCGCTCtgttaagcattttttaaaaatatcattttattctcACATCAACCCTATAACATTAGTACTCCTGTTATTtcctctttacagatgaggaaacggaggcataAAGCAGGTAAATGACAGCTCAAATCACACAACTAGTGAGTGGTACAGTAGCCAAGGTGTAACCAGGAGTGTGAGTGCAGGGCCTATAGTCTTAAACACTAAGTTACAATTGATAGTTTGTGCACACACCAACATATCTGTAtaaatattcctttttaaaagtgcAAATGTAGAATGCCAGGTTGTATACAGTTTTGCACTTCGATTTTTTCCGAATAGTCTATCTTAAAGGTTATCCCAGTCAGTTCATTGGAGctgcctcatttttaaaaatagtttcatagcattccattttatggatacacCATAATTTATATAACCAGCATAACTTTTCACGAAGAAATCTGAAGATTTACAAGACATTGATAGAccctgccaaattgctttccacagCACTTGTATCAGTTTACATTCCCCCTGACAACCTAGGAGGGTGTGTCTTTTTCTCCTCACAATGACAAGCACAGTACATTAtcattgttttttctctctgagaACCTCATAACCACTACTTCCTGTGACTGTTACATAATTCTAATTGTTTAGGCATCTGTCTCTATTACTGTGAGCTCAGTGATGGCAGGGACTATGTCTTTTTCATTACTACAGCCTCAGTATTAAGTATGGGACGGGCATGCCataatcattcaataaatacccACTGACTGAATGGCTGGTTCTGACTAGCTCAAAGGACATCAAGCCAATCCACCCTGAGAGCTGACTTCATAGTGAATACTTCCTTTGAACTCCTTACCTGTACCTTTCCCTTCTGGAGGGAATTATAAAATGCAAGGACTATTAATCTATTCCATCTCTAACTCCAGGAAAGCAATTAGTATAGCTTAGTACATTACAGTTTTTCAAACACAGGGCCAAGACACTTTGCCTGGAATGTGAATTCTGCCTATTGCCCTTTTCTCATAGTTGTGACTTGGATTTCTTTTAGCCAAGAAAAGATACTATAGACATCTTTATATGTTAGTCATATAAAACCTACCTTATTCTTTCAAAGCTGTGTTATGTTTCCCTGCataaatatatcataatttatctaACCACTTCCAAAttgatatttaaattaaaaaaattttttgctaCTAACAACGCTGCTACAGTcaatatctttgtgtgtgtgtgtgtgtgtgtgtctttatgcACAGGTACAAGTATTTGTGAATGATTATAATCATAAAGGAAGGGTTGCTGGGTCAAAAGAttacacattaaaaaattttaacaggtACTTTATGCTCCAAAACGGCTATAGTAACTTGTATTCTCATTAACAGTTTAATGGCTAAAAgatagttttaattaatttcccTGATTACTGGTAAGGTTGAACACTTTTAcatgtttaattaacatttatatttcttcttttgtgaattgcctaTTGGCATCCTTTCCCCATTATTCCTTtgtgttctgtatatattttttgatttatagGCGTTCTAtgtgtattatttataataacctatttttctctgtttctgttataaatgttagaaatgatatGCATTTACAGTCATCATCTCATCTAATCATACAAAAACAAAAGCCTGATGGTAGATATAGAGTAGCTAAGAAAACCGAAGATTAAAAAAAGgtgaagtaggggccggcccagtggtgcaagtggttaagtgagtgtgctccgctgcggcggcccggggtacgccggttcagatcccaggcacgcactgacacaccacttggcaagccatgctgtggcggcatcccatataaagtagtggaagatgggcacagatgtttgcccagggccagtcttcctcagcaaaaaaaaaaaaaaagaggaggattggcagatgttagcacagggctgatctcctcacacacacacaaaaaaaggtgaaGTAGTTTAACCAGATTGCATAGTAGTAGAGTAGGAATTGAAGCCCATTTCTTCTGATTCTAAAGCCCAAGCtttctcagtaaaaagaggaataaagaagGTGTTCTGTAAGaattcttttaatattaaaatattgaataatatagaaacaattttatatacatatgtacatgtatatttgtataaaatgtgcAGAAATTGCTCAATTATTTAGATTTATATtgcaattatttattattttatacaaatctaATGGATAAACATTAAAGAATTAGGGGCAATAGtatattattttcaaaacaaaacttaCCAAAGGGGATAATGCTTATCTTCAGTTTTGCCAAACACAACTTCACGGAGATGTTCGTATGTGACCATTCGACCTCCAGAGTACACTGTATAAAACAGATTATTAAAAAGGTGAATTCAGTtatatgtttaataaaataaGAGGACATTCTGACCTGGCTAGTCAGTCTCTCTAGCTGTGTGTTTCTCCCATGCGCCCTATGCTTCTGACACATGGGCTTCTTGATGTTTCTCCAAATGTGGCCTGCCTTTTTTATAAGCCTCAAGGCTTCTCACATGTGTGATCTTGCTTGAATGGATTCTCTCTTCTTTGCTTTGCTAACTCCTCCTAGTCTTTCAAGACTCAACTCAAAGAACATGTTTTCCAGAAAGTGCTCTCTGATCTTTCCTCCAGTGTTCTATACTGACACTGTACCTGCCATGCTTCTCCCCTGTTCCCCCAGAACTACCCAGGCTACATCTAATATGGCACTTATCATATTGATTAGAGAGTAACTTGATTTTCTTGCTCATCTTTCCATCAGACcacgggttttttttttttttttttttttttttgtgaggagatcagccctgagctaacatccgccaatcctcctctttttttttgctgaggaagacggccctgggctaacatcggtgcccatcttcctccactttatatgggacgccgccacagcatggcttaccaagcagtgcgtcggtgcgcgcccgggatctgaaccagcgaaccccaggccgccgcagcggagcgcgcgcacttaaccgcttgcgccaccgggccggcccccagaccaCGGGCTTTTTAAGGCAGGTTTTGTGTGTTTTCATTACTCTATATGTCCCAGTAGAGAGCTTGGTACATAGCAGGCATTTTCATCCAATACACGTGCATAACTTCATtggataatttattattttaaggtaATTTTTCAGTCAAATATCAAACATGAAATGAATCTTAACTGTAAAACCATATATGGTGGTCaacaaaatacaaatgaaaagaagtgaaactcaaaacaataatgagaagcaggggagaaatgtaaaaaaacaatagaaaataaaaatcattaaaatcagTACATGATATTCATGTAGAGAACTTTTCTTGATATTTCAGGAAGTTTGatgaagtattttaaatattcaaaaatatacaaagtacCAAAACAATAACAGTCTTTATGCACACTTCTGGATAGTTCTTGATGAATACACTCTAACTCATCTGAAGAactgaagctttaaaaataagaagTCAGTAAATATTAGCACTGGGCACTTTTCTGATCAAGGGTCCTTACATACTTCAGGAAACGTGGtgaatgtaaaggaaaaaaatgccacAGCTGCCCCACTTCCTTTTGAAGACAACTTTATGTTCTGTCCACAAGCTAAAAACTCAACAACTTCTGTCTCTGTGAGTGCCACTTTGGAAGCAGAGCAGAAAAGTGTTCTCATTGGCTACAGTGTAGTTACgactgttttcttttaagagggACTAAAGACCCACACGGCTAGTTAGGGAGTCTGAGGAACAGAGGCAGAAACCACCAGCGCTGCATTTCCTCTCTTGCCAGACTTGGGTTAGACAGTCGTCCCTGCCCTCTTTCAGAGTAGCCTGGTCTCTAACGTGTGCAACTGAGACTGGTGAGATATGGCATTGtggtcaaatatattttaattttcaaagaacataaaaaatttaaattttgtgtttaaaGTTTCTGAAGTggataaaaatatcaattattcatgtttttctttcttaaagtttaaaaaaactttttattaggaaaattttcaaacacacagaaaagtagagaaaataatataacTCCTATATTTATCACTGAGATTTATCAATTGCTAAgatttttgccatatttgcttcatttttttttgcttaattattttaaagtgcaTTACAGACATCATGacagtttattcctaaatacttcTGTATGCATTTCTAAAAATTTAAGGCAATACTTCCTTAAAACAATTGGTAGTTAATTTTCTTCTTAAGAAACTATATATTTATCACATTCATAGAAAAAACTAATTGGTTTTTGGATACAGCTAAACAGAAAAGCAGAGGAGACAAACACAGAACTCATAACAAACTTACCAGCTAGAATAAAGATAAATACCTATGTGTCTGTAAATGGCGGGTGTCACTCCTTGCCAAAGCTTTAGAAAGCCTTCCTCTTGGACAATCCCTAGGGCTGTGCGCACCATGCCCCTATAGGGAGCAGATTCTCTTGCACTGTCTCCCAACCGAGCAAGGGCAGCTTCTCCTTGCATTTGGAGTCGAGTTTTTGTAAGATCGAGAGGAAAGGTTGCTAACAAACAAAAAACGAGGAGGAAACCGACAACAttcagagaaacaaacaaaaattctaaaattctaaaagCATAGGACTAATATTTTAGTCACCACAagatcagtagttctcaaatttTAGAACACATCAAAATCAGCTTGGGAGATTGTTAAAAATTACAGATTTCCTAGCCCCATACCTATGGATTCTCAATAGGTTGATGTGGGTTTAGAAATCAGTTGATTCTTCTGCACTCCCAAATTTAAGAATCACTGTCCCAGAGCACCCGAGATCACCATGAAAACAAAAGTGACAAgccttagaa includes the following:
- the SLC25A27 gene encoding mitochondrial uncoupling protein 4 isoform X1; this encodes MSVPEDEERLLPLAQRWPRASKFLLSGCAATVAELATFPLDLTKTRLQMQGEAALARLGDSARESAPYRGMVRTALGIVQEEGFLKLWQGVTPAIYRHIVYSGGRMVTYEHLREVVFGKTEDKHYPLWKSVIGGMMAGVVGQFLANPTDLVKVQMQMEGKRKLEGKPLRFRGVHHAFAKILAEGGVRGLWAGWVPNIQRAALVNMGDLTTYDTVKHYLVLNTPLEDNIMTHGLSSFCSGLVASILGTPADVIKSRIMNQPRDKQGRGLLYKSSTDCLIQAVQGEGFMSLYKGFLPSWLRMTPWSLVFWLTYEKIREMSGVSPF
- the SLC25A27 gene encoding mitochondrial uncoupling protein 4 isoform X5: MSVPEDEERLLPLAQRWPRASKFLLSGCAATVAELATFPLDLTKTRLQMQGEAALARLGDSARESAPYRGMVRTALGIVQEEGFLKLWQGVTPAIYRHIVYSGGRMVTYEHLREVVFGKTEDKHYPLWKSVIGGMMAGVVGQFLANPTDLVKVQMQMEGKRKLEGKPLRFRGVHHAFAKILAEGGVRGLWAGWVPNIQRAALVNMGDLTTYDTVKHYLVLNTPLEDNIMTHGLSSFCSGLVASILGTPADVIKSRIMNQPRDKQGRGLLYKSSTDCLIQAVQGEGFMSLYKGFLPSWLRMEDTLLHRDCDL
- the SLC25A27 gene encoding mitochondrial uncoupling protein 4 isoform X6 translates to MQGEAALARLGDSARESAPYRGMVRTALGIVQEEGFLKLWQGVTPAIYRHIVYSGGRMVTYEHLREVVFGKTEDKHYPLWKSVIGGMMAGVVGQFLANPTDLVKVQMQMEGKRKLEGKPLRFRGVHHAFAKILAEGGVRGLWAGWVPNIQRAALVNMGDLTTYDTVKHYLVLNTPLEDNIMTHGLSSFCSGLVASILGTPADVIKSRIMNQPRDKQGRGLLYKSSTDCLIQAVQGEGFMSLYKGFLPSWLRMTPWSLVFWLTYEKIREMSGVSPF
- the SLC25A27 gene encoding mitochondrial uncoupling protein 4 isoform X2 — protein: MSVPEDEERLLPLAQRWPRASKFLLSGCAATVAELATFPLDLTKTRLQMQGEAALARLGDSARESAPYRGMVRTALGIVQEEGFLKLWQGVTPAIYRHIVYSGGRMVTYEHLREVVFGKTEDKHYPLWKSVIGGMMAGVVGQFLANPTDLVKVQMQMEGKRKLEGKPLRFRGVHHAFAKILAEGGVRGLWAGWVPNIQRAALVNMGDLTTYDTVKHYLVLNTPLEDNIMTHGLSSFCSGLVASILGTPADVIKSRIMNQPRDKQGRGLLYKSSTDCLIQAVQGEGFMSLYKGFLPSWLRMAAVIVSSSRSHFERLIKADEDA
- the SLC25A27 gene encoding mitochondrial uncoupling protein 4 isoform X8, which codes for MSVPEDEERLLPLAQRWPRASKFLLSGCAATVAELATFPLDLTKTRLQMQGEAALARLGDSARESAPYRGMVRTALGIVQEEGFLKLWQGVTPAIYRHIVYSGGRMVTYEHLREVVFGKTEDKHYPLWKSVIGGMMAGVVGQFLANPTDLVKVQMQMEGKRKLEGKPLRFRGVHHAFAKILAEGGVRGLWAGWVPNIQRAALVNMGDLTTYDTVKHYLVLNTPLEDNIMTHGLSSRLTASILPVLSNLQEAFSKE
- the SLC25A27 gene encoding mitochondrial uncoupling protein 4 isoform X3; translated protein: MSVPEDEERLLPLAQRWPRASKFLLSGCAATVAELATFPLDLTKTRLQMQGEAALARLGDSARESAPYRGMVRTALGIVQEEGFLKLWQGVTPAIYRHIVYSGGRMVTYEHLREVVFGKTEDKHYPLWKSVIGGMMAGVVGQFLANPTDLVKVQMQMEGKRKLEGKPLRFRGVHHAFAKILAEGGVRGLWAGWVPNIQRAALVNMGDLTTYDTVKHYLVLNTPLEDNIMTHGLSSFCSGLVASILGTPADVIKSRIMNQPRDKQGRGLLYKSSTDCLIQAVQGEGFMSLYKGFLPSWLRMQSGWITQDETQHSIF
- the SLC25A27 gene encoding mitochondrial uncoupling protein 4 isoform X7 yields the protein MSVPEDEERLLPLAQRWPRASKFLLSGCAATVAELATFPLDLTKTRLQMQGEAALARLGDSARESAPYRGMVRTALGIVQEEGFLKLWQGVTPAIYRHIVYSGGRMVTYEHLREVVFGKTEDKHYPLWKSVIGGMMAGVVGQFLANPTDLVKVQMQMEGKRKLEGKPLRFRGVHHAFAKILAEGGVRGLWAGWVPNIQRAALVNMGDLTTYDTVKHYLVLNTPLEDNIMTHGLSSFCSGLVASILGTPADVIKSRIMNQPRDKQGRVFENILC